From one Candidatus Nitrospira nitrosa genomic stretch:
- the plsY gene encoding glycerol-3-phosphate 1-O-acyltransferase PlsY: protein MGLIVGLAVVGYLLGGVPFGVVISKAMGLPDPRTVGSKNVGFTNVLRVSGKPAGILTLIGDMGKGWVMGFTAMHLLQDEWAILVVALAPFLGHVFSPFLGFKGGKGVATALGSVLGVSPLVGLLLLLAWIAAVAIWRYSSGGALTAFGLFPVIAALIHPSIAFMLFSLAVSGLIAIKHKGNIERLRNGTESKIGRKKG from the coding sequence CTGGGGCTCATTGTTGGACTTGCGGTCGTCGGATATCTGCTGGGCGGAGTGCCGTTTGGCGTGGTCATTTCTAAGGCCATGGGTCTGCCCGATCCTCGCACGGTCGGCAGCAAGAACGTCGGGTTTACGAACGTCCTGCGTGTCTCCGGCAAGCCGGCTGGTATCCTGACGTTAATCGGCGATATGGGCAAAGGCTGGGTCATGGGGTTTACGGCGATGCATCTACTGCAGGATGAATGGGCAATTCTTGTTGTCGCGCTGGCTCCCTTCCTCGGGCATGTGTTCTCACCGTTTCTGGGATTCAAAGGCGGGAAGGGCGTGGCAACGGCGCTCGGTTCTGTCCTCGGTGTGTCGCCGTTGGTTGGGCTCTTACTGCTGCTGGCTTGGATTGCGGCTGTGGCTATCTGGCGATATTCTTCCGGCGGAGCACTGACGGCCTTCGGCCTCTTTCCTGTCATTGCCGCGCTGATCCATCCATCAATAGCATTCATGCTTTTCTCTCTCGCCGTGAGCGGGCTGATTGCGATCAAACATAAAGGGAATATTGAACGGCTGCGAAATGGGACGGAAAGCAAGATAGGGCGGAAGAAGGGCTAG
- the pgsA gene encoding CDP-diacylglycerol--glycerol-3-phosphate 3-phosphatidyltransferase — protein MNRVLEIWRDIGQDSLNLPNFLTLFRILLIPVFIILFVNPTPDQSLAAAIVFTVAAVTDMLDGYIARRTGQVTKLGKLLDPVADKLLVLSALILLMNVDRVSALVALLIIGREVAVTGIRAIAAGEGMIIPAETTGKYKMALQVVAIILLILEGTGFAELGNMHLAGTVTLYLSLVLGYISGGQYVWSFWKQVVAKGL, from the coding sequence ATGAACCGAGTTTTGGAAATATGGCGTGACATCGGGCAGGATTCGCTCAATCTGCCGAATTTCCTGACGCTATTCCGCATTCTCTTGATCCCGGTTTTCATCATTCTCTTCGTCAATCCGACCCCCGATCAATCGTTGGCAGCGGCTATTGTCTTCACGGTCGCAGCGGTGACGGATATGCTGGACGGCTATATCGCGCGGCGAACAGGCCAAGTGACCAAGCTCGGCAAGTTGCTGGATCCGGTCGCGGACAAGCTTTTGGTGCTCTCGGCGCTTATATTATTGATGAATGTGGATCGTGTCAGCGCGTTGGTTGCCTTGTTGATCATTGGTCGAGAGGTCGCGGTGACGGGAATCCGTGCGATCGCTGCGGGAGAAGGAATGATCATTCCCGCGGAGACGACCGGTAAGTACAAGATGGCGCTCCAAGTTGTCGCGATCATTCTCCTGATCCTCGAAGGGACCGGGTTTGCAGAACTCGGCAACATGCACTTAGCCGGCACGGTCACCTTGTATTTGTCCCTGGTCCTCGGGTACATCTCCGGTGGTCAGTATGTGTGGAGTTTTTGGAAGCAGGTTGTGGCTAAAGGGCTGTAA
- a CDS encoding KpsF/GutQ family sugar-phosphate isomerase — protein MTGKPAARESKSAKLEESLSEGRRVLKVEARAVEALISRLDDRFVKAVDVLVRCKGKVVVSGMGKSGLIGQKIAATLASTGTSSFFLHPAEGVHGDLGMLARRDVLVAISNSGETQELLQLLPFVKRLGIPVISMTGRMNSTLAKNSDVALDVSVAEEACPMGLAPTASTTATLALGDALAVALLQKREFKAEDFARFHPGGSLGRRLLVKVKDLMHADPEIPIVQGTVGGMAAMLEMTAKKLGMTTVVDQDGALLGVITDGDVRRFIQRGTDLVNVTAKELATPNPKSIGPDELAAKAVEMMERFSITTLVVTEDGRTIQGVVHLHDLLKNGIV, from the coding sequence ATGACGGGAAAGCCGGCTGCTCGAGAATCAAAATCCGCCAAACTGGAAGAGAGTCTTTCCGAAGGACGACGTGTACTCAAGGTCGAGGCTCGGGCGGTTGAGGCGTTGATCAGTCGGCTGGATGACCGATTCGTCAAGGCCGTAGATGTGCTCGTGCGATGCAAGGGGAAGGTCGTGGTCTCAGGGATGGGGAAATCAGGGTTGATCGGGCAAAAGATAGCCGCCACCTTGGCAAGTACCGGAACCTCCTCATTCTTTTTGCATCCGGCAGAGGGGGTCCATGGCGATCTCGGCATGTTGGCTCGTCGGGATGTCTTGGTTGCGATCTCCAATAGCGGAGAAACCCAAGAGTTGTTGCAGTTGCTTCCGTTTGTGAAGCGCCTCGGGATTCCGGTCATCTCAATGACGGGACGGATGAACTCGACCTTGGCGAAAAATTCTGATGTCGCACTGGATGTGTCGGTCGCCGAAGAGGCTTGTCCGATGGGGTTGGCTCCGACCGCGAGCACGACGGCGACGCTGGCCTTGGGTGATGCCCTGGCCGTGGCCTTGCTGCAAAAACGAGAATTCAAAGCAGAAGACTTTGCCCGGTTCCATCCGGGAGGCAGTCTGGGGCGGCGCTTGCTGGTCAAAGTGAAAGACCTCATGCATGCTGATCCGGAAATCCCGATCGTTCAAGGCACCGTCGGAGGCATGGCGGCGATGCTGGAAATGACGGCGAAAAAACTCGGGATGACGACGGTCGTTGATCAAGATGGCGCGTTGCTCGGCGTCATTACCGACGGCGACGTGCGACGGTTTATTCAACGCGGGACGGATTTGGTGAATGTGACGGCCAAAGAGTTAGCGACACCCAATCCTAAATCTATCGGGCCTGATGAATTGGCGGCGAAGGCCGTGGAGATGATGGAGCGGTTTTCCATCACCACCCTGGTCGTGACGGAAGACGGGCGCACCATTCAAGGTGTCGTGCACTTGCATGATCTCTTAAAGAATGGGATCGTCTAA
- the kdsA gene encoding 3-deoxy-8-phosphooctulonate synthase, with translation MAHLVDIGSFKVGQGQRPFLIAGPCVIESEQLVLDTAGRVAEITKALGIPYIFKSSFDKANRTSIHSFRGPGLEKGLVVLKQVREKLGLPLLTDVHTEEQATEAGKVVDVLQIPAFLCRQTDLLIAAAKTGKVVNVKKGQFLSPTEMGNAIKKIEECGSQRIVLTERGSSFGYNNLVVDMRSFPIMRKFGYPVVFDATHSVQLPGGGGTKSSGQREFVEPLACAAAGAGVDGFFMEVHPNPDEALSDGPNMVPLHQLKALLERVVRVWDAAQPTS, from the coding sequence ATGGCACATCTTGTCGACATCGGTTCCTTCAAAGTCGGGCAAGGGCAGCGGCCGTTCCTGATTGCCGGTCCTTGCGTCATCGAGAGCGAGCAGCTCGTCCTGGATACGGCAGGGCGAGTTGCTGAGATAACAAAGGCCCTGGGAATTCCCTACATCTTCAAGTCGTCCTTCGATAAGGCGAACAGAACATCCATCCATTCATTCCGAGGTCCGGGCTTAGAAAAAGGGTTGGTGGTGTTGAAGCAGGTGAGAGAGAAGCTGGGACTGCCCCTGTTGACCGACGTCCATACCGAAGAGCAGGCGACGGAGGCCGGGAAGGTCGTGGATGTTCTGCAGATTCCGGCGTTTCTCTGTCGGCAGACGGATCTCTTGATTGCGGCGGCCAAGACGGGAAAGGTCGTCAACGTAAAGAAGGGCCAATTTCTCTCGCCGACCGAAATGGGAAACGCCATCAAAAAGATCGAAGAGTGCGGGAGTCAACGGATCGTGCTGACCGAACGAGGATCATCCTTCGGCTATAACAATCTCGTCGTAGATATGCGGTCCTTCCCTATCATGAGGAAGTTCGGGTATCCTGTCGTCTTCGACGCCACCCACAGCGTGCAATTGCCGGGTGGGGGCGGGACGAAGTCCAGCGGCCAGCGGGAGTTTGTCGAACCGTTGGCCTGTGCCGCAGCCGGGGCAGGGGTCGACGGATTCTTTATGGAAGTCCATCCGAATCCCGATGAAGCGCTGTCCGATGGACCCAATATGGTGCCATTGCATCAATTGAAAGCGTTATTGGAACGGGTGGTGCGGGTTTGGGATGCCGCACAACCGACAAGCTGA
- a CDS encoding CTP synthase, whose translation MNKFIFVTGGVVSSLGKGLASASIGNLLESRGLKITFLKLDPYINVDPGTMNPYQHGEVFVTDDGAETDLDLGHYERFTSLSLTKESNYTTGRIYHSVITKERRGDYLGGTVQVVPHVTDEIKQAIMRISKGVDVAIIEIGGTVGDIESLPFLEAIRQMPYDVGRDNVLYVHLTLVPYIGAAGELKTKPTQHSVNKLREIGIQPNILLCRTDRYIPPELKGKIAMFCNVDKDAVITAKDVETIYEVPIVFRKEGLDELIVRQLHLETGQPNLREWDAMVQKIKRPKHEISVALVGKYVGLKECYKSLGEALIHGGIDHETKVNINWIESEDIERQGTERILREADGILIPGGFGTRGIEGKVTTIRYARERQVPFLGLCLGMQCAAIEFARNVAGLTGANSAEFDEQSPHPVIHLMPDQQGVSDKGGTMRLGSYLCKLGEGTLAQKMYGVNEVRERHRHRYEFNNAYRERLSAKGLVLSGLSPDGRLVEILELKDHPWFLGTQFHPEYSSRPHRPHPLFSGFVGAALRKKLGH comes from the coding sequence ATGAATAAATTTATTTTTGTGACCGGTGGAGTGGTTTCATCGCTTGGAAAGGGACTGGCATCGGCTTCCATTGGAAACCTCCTCGAAAGCCGTGGGTTGAAGATCACCTTTCTGAAGCTGGATCCCTACATCAATGTCGATCCCGGGACGATGAACCCCTATCAGCACGGCGAGGTCTTCGTCACGGACGATGGCGCCGAGACCGATCTCGATCTGGGACATTATGAGCGATTCACCTCGCTCTCACTGACGAAGGAAAGTAATTACACGACGGGTCGGATCTATCATTCGGTCATCACCAAAGAGCGGCGGGGGGACTATCTTGGAGGGACGGTTCAGGTCGTGCCGCATGTGACGGATGAGATTAAACAGGCGATCATGCGGATCTCCAAGGGCGTGGATGTCGCCATCATCGAAATCGGTGGGACGGTCGGAGATATTGAAAGTCTCCCGTTTCTTGAAGCCATTCGACAGATGCCGTACGACGTCGGGCGCGATAATGTGCTGTATGTTCACCTGACCTTGGTGCCGTACATCGGCGCGGCCGGTGAACTGAAGACCAAGCCGACGCAACACTCGGTCAACAAGCTTCGGGAAATCGGCATTCAACCCAATATCCTTTTGTGCCGAACCGACCGGTATATTCCCCCGGAGCTCAAGGGCAAGATTGCGATGTTTTGCAACGTGGATAAGGATGCGGTCATTACGGCCAAAGACGTCGAGACGATCTACGAAGTGCCGATCGTCTTCCGTAAAGAAGGGTTGGACGAATTGATCGTCCGTCAGCTGCATCTCGAGACCGGTCAGCCGAATCTTCGCGAGTGGGACGCGATGGTGCAGAAAATCAAGCGGCCGAAACATGAAATCTCCGTTGCGTTGGTCGGCAAGTATGTGGGGCTGAAGGAGTGTTACAAGAGCTTGGGAGAAGCGCTGATTCACGGCGGAATCGACCATGAAACGAAGGTCAATATCAACTGGATCGAGTCCGAAGATATTGAGCGGCAAGGGACGGAGCGCATTCTTCGTGAAGCGGATGGGATTTTGATTCCCGGCGGATTTGGGACGAGAGGGATTGAGGGAAAAGTCACCACCATCAGATATGCACGGGAGCGTCAGGTGCCGTTCCTTGGGCTGTGTTTAGGGATGCAATGTGCCGCGATTGAGTTTGCGCGCAATGTGGCAGGATTGACAGGGGCCAACAGTGCGGAGTTCGACGAGCAGTCGCCTCATCCGGTGATTCATCTCATGCCGGATCAGCAGGGCGTCAGCGACAAAGGCGGCACGATGCGGCTCGGCTCCTATCTCTGTAAGTTAGGAGAGGGGACGTTGGCCCAGAAAATGTACGGCGTAAACGAAGTTCGTGAACGCCATCGCCATCGGTACGAGTTCAATAATGCGTATCGTGAGCGATTGAGTGCCAAGGGACTGGTCTTGAGCGGCCTCTCGCCGGATGGGCGGCTGGTCGAAATTCTTGAGCTGAAGGATCATCCTTGGTTCTTGGGAACCCAGTTTCATCCTGAATATAGTTCTCGCCCGCATCGGCCACATCCGTTATTCAGCGGGTTTGTCGGTGCGGCTCTCCGCAAGAAGCTGGGACACTGA